A stretch of the Orcinus orca chromosome 1, mOrcOrc1.1, whole genome shotgun sequence genome encodes the following:
- the PIGR gene encoding polymeric immunoglobulin receptor, with product MSRLFFACLLAVFPVVSMKSPIFGPQEVSSVEGSSVSIKCYYPATSVNRHTRKYWCRQGARGRCTTLISSEGYVSKDYEGRANLTNFPESGTFVMNIGHLTRNDSGLYKCGLGISSRGLSFDVSLEVSQAPGQINGVHVYTAELGRKVTINCPFKAVNSEKKKSMCKKTGQSCVLVTDSTGYVSPSYSHRVHLNIQGTNELAFSVDINHIQLNDAGMYVCQAGDDANADKSNADLQVLKPKRELIYGDLRGSVTFDCALGPEKANVAQFLCQVKNAEACSVIFNTLGKKAQDFEGRILFTLKDDGFRVLVTSLRKEDAGLYLCGANPDGEPQEGWPTQAWQLFVNEETMIPPSQPVVKGVVGGSVAVSCAYNPKDTDSLKYWCRWEDTQGGHCPQLVQSKGLVKEQYKGRLALYEEPGNGTYTVILNQLTTQDAGFYWCVTSGDTRWMSTVELKVVEGEPSLKVPKNVKASLGETLKISCHFPCKFYSYEKYWCKWSNKGCRTLPSQDEGPSQAFVNCDQKSQVVSLNLTSVTSEDEGWYWCGVKEGHKYGETVAVYVAVEKRVKGSQDTSRVNAAPGEEAIEPRARETENKVIQGPSLFAEERAVKDVGGPAGGSGAPADPGSSAGQGGSSKALFTLVPLALVLAAGAVAIAVVRARHRKNVDRISIRSYRTDISMSDFENSRDFGAHDNMGASPDTQETTLRGKDEFATTTEDAVEKEEPKKAKRSSKEEADMAFTTYLLQTNNMAAATQNGPREA from the exons ATGTCGCGCCTCTTCTTCGCCTGCCTGCTGGCTGTCTTCCCAG TGGTCTCCATGAAGAGTCCCATATTCGGTCCTCAGGAGGTGAGCAGTGTGGAAGGCAGCTCAGTGTCTATCAAGTGCTACTACCCGGCCACCTCCGTCAACCGGCATACCCGTAAGTACTGGTGCCGGCAGGGAGCCAGGGGCCGCTGCACTACCCTCATCTCCTCAGAGGGCTACGTCTCCAAGGACTATGAGGGCAGAGCCAACCTCACCAACTTCCCAGAGAGCGGCACATTTGTGATGAACATCGGCCATCTCACTCGGAATGACTCGGGGCTCTACAAGTGTGGTCTGGGCATTAGCAGCCGAGGCCTATCCTTTGATGTGAGCCTGGAAGTCAGTCAAG CTCCTGGGCAGATAAATGGCGTCCACGTCTACACAGCAGAACTGGGCAGAAAAGTGACCATCAACTGCCCTTTCAAGGCTGTGAATTCTGAGAAGAAGAAATCTATGTGCAAGAAGACAGGCCAGAGCTGCGTGCTAGTCACCGACTCTACTGGGTATGTGAGCCCCAGCTACAGCCACAGAGTACATCTCAATATTCAGGGTACCAACGAATTAGCGTTCAGCGTTGACATCAACCACATCCAGCTCAACGATGCTGGGATGTACGTCTGCCAGGCTGGGGATGATGCCAACGCCGACAAGAGCAATGCTGACCTCCAAGTGCTGAAGCCCAAGCGTGAGCTGATTTATGGAGACCTGAGGGGCTCAGTGACCTTTGACTGTGCCCTGGGCCCCGAGAAGGCAAATGTGGCCCAATTTCTGTGCCAGGTAAAAAATGCGGAAGCTTGCAGTGTGATCTTCAACACGCTGGGGAAGAAGGCTCAGGACTTTGAGGGCAGGATCCTGTTCACTCTCAAGGATGATGGCTTCAGAGTGCTTGTCACCAGCCTGAGGAAAGAGGATGCGGGGCTCTACCTGTGCGGAGCCAACCCTGATGGTGAGCCTCAGGAAGGCTGGCCCACCCAGGCCTGGCAACTCTTCGTCAATGAAG AGACCATGATTCCCCCAAGTCAGCCTGTGGTGAAAGGAGTGGTGGGAGGCTCCGTGGCCGTGTCCTGTGCCTACAACCCGAAGGACACAGACAGCCTGAAGTACTGGTGTCGCTGGGAAGACACTCAGGGTGGCCATTGCCCACAGCTGGTACAGAGCAAGGGGCTGGTCAAGGAGCAGTACAAGGGCAGGCTCGCACTGTACGAGGAGCCAGGCAATGGCACCTACACCGTCATCCTCAACCAGCTCACCACCCAGGACGCCGGCTTCTACTGGTGTGTGACAAGCGGCGATACTCGCTGGATGTCCACGGTGGAGCTCAAGGTTGTGGAAG GAGAACCAAGCCTCAAGGTACCCAAGAATGTCAAGGCTTCGCTGGGAGAGACCCTCAAGATCTCCTGCCACTTCCCCTGCAAATTCTACTCCTATGAGAAGTACTGGTGTAAGTGGAGCAACAAAGGCTGCAGGACCCTGCCCAGCCAGGACGAAGGCCCCAGCCAGGCCTTTGTGAACTGCGACCAGAAGAGCCAGGTCGTGTCCCTGAACCTGACCTCCGTCACCAGCGAGGACGAAGGCTGGTACTGGTGCGGAGTGAAGGAGGGCCACAAATACGGAGAGACCGTGGCTGTCTATGTGGCGGTGGAGAAGAGGGTGAAGG GGTCCCAGGATACCAGTCGAGTGAATGCTGCTCCTGGTGAGGAGGCGATAGAGCCGAGGGCCAGGGAGACTGAGAACAAAGTCATTCAGGGTCCCAGCCTTTTTGCAGAGGAAAGAGCAGTGAAGGATGTTGGAGGTCCAGCTGGTGGGAGCGGAGCACCTGCAGATCCCGGCAG CTCTGCAGGACAAGGTGGGAGCTCCAAAGCGCTGTTCACCCTGGTGCCCCTGGCCCTGGTGCTGGCTGCAGGGGCCGTAGCGATTGCAGTGGTCAGAGCCCGACACAGGAAGAATGTCG ACCGGATTTCAATCAGAAGCTACAGGACGGACATTAGCATGTCAGACTTTGAGAACTCCAGGGATTTTGGAGCCCATGACAACATGGGAGCCTCTCCAGACACTCAGGAGAcaactctcagaggaaaagacG AGTTCGCCACCACTACCGAGGATGCCGTGGAGAAGGAAGAACCCAAGAAGGCGAAAAGG